CCCGGACCTGCGCTTTCCCTTCCCGCCTGCCTTCTCCGAGGCGCTGGAAGGCCGCCGCATCGTCTCGCTCGGCCGTCGCGCCAAATATCTGCTGATCGATATCGAGGGCGGCGACGTGGTGATCGCCCATCTCGGCATGTCCGGCTCGTTCCGGGTGGAGGGCGCGCCGGAGGCCGAAACGCCCGGCGACTTTCACATGCCGCGCAGCAAGGACACGCGCCACGACCATGTCGTCTTTCATCTGGAGACGGCGGAGGGCGAGCGCCGCGTCGTCTACAACGACCCGCGCCGCTTCGGCTTCATGGACCTCGCCCGCCGCGAGGATATCGCCGCCCACGCCTTCTTCCGTGATCTCGGCGAGGAGCCGACCGGCAACACGCTCGACGCTGATTATATCGCGGCCAAGTTCCGAGGGCGCCAGGCGCCGCTGAAGGCCGCGCTGCTCGACCAGAAGAACATCGCCGGCCTCGGCAATATCTATGTCTGCGAGGCGCTGTGGCGCGCCCACCTTTCGCCCGAGCGGCTGGCCGGAACGCTGGTGACGGCGGCGGGCAAGCCGAAGAAGGAGCTGGTGGCGCTGACCGAAGCGATCCGCCAGGTGATAGCCGACGCCATCGAGGCCGGCGGCTCGACCCTGCGCGACCATATCCGCGCCGACGGCTCGCTCGGCTATTTCCAGCACTCCTTTTCCGTCTATGACCGCGAGAAGGAGCCTTGCCGCACATCGGGCTGCACGGGCACTATCGGCCGCATCGTGCAGAGCGGCCGGTCGACCTTCCATTGCGCCGTCTGCCAGAAGTAATTCCTAAGGAGAGAACACATGGCCCATGAAACCCTGCTGGTGGAGACGCGCGGACGCGTCGGCCTCGTCACGCTCAACCGGCCGCAGGCGCTGAACGCGCTGAACCGCCAGCTCCTCGAGGAGCTGAAGGCCGTGCTCGCCGGCTTCGAGGCGGATGCCGGGATCGGCGCCGTCGTGATCACCGGCTCGGAAAAGGCCTTCGCCGCCGGCGCCGATAT
This DNA window, taken from Shinella zoogloeoides, encodes the following:
- the mutM gene encoding bifunctional DNA-formamidopyrimidine glycosylase/DNA-(apurinic or apyrimidinic site) lyase; its protein translation is MPELPEVETVKRGLAPVMEGSRIRRAELRRPDLRFPFPPAFSEALEGRRIVSLGRRAKYLLIDIEGGDVVIAHLGMSGSFRVEGAPEAETPGDFHMPRSKDTRHDHVVFHLETAEGERRVVYNDPRRFGFMDLARREDIAAHAFFRDLGEEPTGNTLDADYIAAKFRGRQAPLKAALLDQKNIAGLGNIYVCEALWRAHLSPERLAGTLVTAAGKPKKELVALTEAIRQVIADAIEAGGSTLRDHIRADGSLGYFQHSFSVYDREKEPCRTSGCTGTIGRIVQSGRSTFHCAVCQK